The following proteins come from a genomic window of Paenibacillus spongiae:
- a CDS encoding carboxymuconolactone decarboxylase family protein, which translates to MQHEKEESRMQAHRHRKGLEVLDDMMGANGQMAYEQMRKLHPDFAEILIGLFGDFYSRPVLDKKQKALVTLTTLITQGALPQLRLHTNTALNAGLTADEITEAAIQCIPYVGFPTVTNALQVMQEVIHSRSMSE; encoded by the coding sequence ATGCAGCATGAGAAGGAAGAAAGCCGGATGCAGGCGCACCGGCACCGTAAAGGGCTTGAAGTATTGGACGATATGATGGGTGCAAACGGTCAGATGGCGTATGAGCAGATGCGGAAGCTCCATCCCGATTTCGCCGAAATCTTAATCGGCCTGTTCGGCGATTTCTACTCCCGTCCCGTTCTGGACAAGAAGCAGAAGGCGCTGGTGACCTTAACGACGCTGATTACGCAGGGCGCGCTGCCACAGCTGCGGCTGCATACGAATACGGCATTGAATGCAGGGCTGACTGCGGATGAAATAACCGAAGCCGCCATTCAGTGCATCCCTTACGTCGGTTTCCCGACCGTCACGAATGCGCTTCAGGTCATGCAGGAAGTCATTCATTCACGCTCTATGAGCGAATAA
- a CDS encoding thiamine pyrophosphate-binding protein — MESVAALLAKHFKKWNVSHMFGVPGKAILPIIQAADQLGIEFVLSGHEGAAGFEAAGYAWGRKTLGVCLGTSGPGGTNLVTAAAQAKASNLPILIITGHPTMAGTGVGLGQDASAFGTDIVKVLEPVTKFSMRLERAELLEIYLRHALDSAFIGVRGPVHLSIPFDVFMERIPSFDIDIPQAPLMWSNNLEEVVQAIEAAERPVILAGKGVHSAHAYAELQEVAERWDIPVMTTTSAKGTFPTGHRLSLGGLGLGGTPHADKYLEDGVDLMLVLGTKLSDMTLSGFNMKTMLPGAVIQFDYDPMFIGKTFTCPTLSVLGDIKANLRGMLNRPVNEQRQEQTPLSVRVPYVAPSDSKGPFIATGDAIRALQSELPRDTVLFGDCGSHTFYAIRDYSIYEAGTFIFDSLFGAMGHAIGYAVGAKLARPELPIVCLTGDGCMLMHGTEISTAVNYNAPLIFVVINNGRLDMVEKGMVKYLGKAIGAVYKKPIDAAMFGEALGARGYRCYTAEDIRQAVKEALNCSYPSVIDIIVDPLETPPTMKR; from the coding sequence GTGGAGAGTGTCGCAGCCTTGCTGGCTAAGCATTTTAAGAAATGGAATGTATCCCATATGTTCGGCGTTCCCGGAAAAGCAATTCTGCCGATCATCCAGGCAGCCGATCAGTTGGGCATTGAATTTGTACTGAGCGGCCACGAAGGGGCAGCCGGATTCGAAGCCGCCGGCTACGCCTGGGGGAGAAAGACGCTGGGGGTGTGTCTCGGCACATCCGGTCCGGGAGGAACGAATCTTGTAACCGCGGCTGCGCAGGCGAAAGCTTCCAACCTGCCGATTCTCATTATTACGGGTCATCCAACCATGGCAGGGACGGGAGTCGGGCTGGGTCAGGATGCATCGGCCTTCGGGACGGATATTGTAAAAGTGCTTGAGCCCGTTACCAAATTCAGCATGCGGCTGGAGAGAGCGGAGCTGCTGGAAATCTATTTGAGGCATGCGCTGGACAGCGCCTTTATCGGCGTGAGGGGGCCAGTGCACTTGTCCATACCGTTCGATGTATTCATGGAACGCATTCCTTCATTCGATATCGATATACCGCAAGCCCCGCTGATGTGGTCGAATAATTTGGAGGAAGTCGTCCAAGCGATCGAAGCGGCGGAGCGGCCGGTCATTCTCGCCGGCAAAGGCGTACATAGCGCACATGCTTATGCAGAGCTGCAGGAGGTTGCCGAGCGGTGGGACATCCCGGTCATGACGACCACCAGCGCTAAGGGGACGTTCCCGACCGGTCATCGGCTCTCGCTGGGCGGGCTCGGTCTCGGGGGAACGCCGCATGCCGACAAGTACCTGGAGGATGGCGTCGATCTGATGCTGGTGCTCGGCACCAAGCTTAGCGATATGACGCTATCGGGCTTCAATATGAAGACCATGCTGCCAGGCGCCGTCATCCAGTTCGATTACGATCCGATGTTCATCGGCAAAACCTTCACCTGCCCGACTCTGTCTGTGTTGGGCGACATCAAGGCGAATTTAAGGGGAATGCTCAACCGGCCGGTGAATGAGCAGCGGCAGGAGCAGACGCCTTTATCCGTACGCGTTCCCTATGTGGCTCCCTCCGATTCCAAGGGGCCTTTTATCGCAACCGGCGATGCCATTCGAGCTCTGCAGTCTGAGCTGCCGAGGGATACGGTCCTGTTCGGAGACTGCGGAAGCCATACGTTCTATGCGATTCGTGATTATTCCATCTATGAAGCGGGCACCTTCATCTTCGATAGTCTGTTCGGTGCTATGGGCCATGCGATCGGATATGCGGTAGGCGCGAAGCTGGCAAGGCCCGAGCTGCCGATCGTATGCTTGACCGGCGACGGCTGCATGCTTATGCACGGCACCGAAATTTCTACGGCCGTCAATTATAATGCGCCGCTGATCTTCGTGGTAATTAACAATGGGCGGCTGGACATGGTGGAGAAAGGGATGGTCAAGTATTTGGGAAAGGCGATCGGTGCCGTCTACAAGAAACCGATTGACGCCGCGATGTTCGGAGAGGCGCTCGGCGCGCGCGGATACCGCTGCTATACGGCCGAGGACATCCGCCAAGCGGTGAAGGAAGCGTTAAACTGCTCTTATCCATCTGTAATCGATATCATTGTAGACCCGCTGGAGACGCCTCCAACGATGAAACGATAA
- a CDS encoding EAL domain-containing protein, with the protein MFNQFSSEELQSKLAKYEEILAVTQYFMDKLLESIPEHMPLLVAVCDRDATILQIAGDENIKSMMDEVGFKVGVGFSEEITGTNVVSLSLRHRSPIQLIGEDHYHDIFHGSSCYSVPFKYSEDERIIGSIAIMTTVHQHNPLFICMLQTTVDSIERELMLRRQNKRLHIFNQIIMETKKNAAILTDMDGIITELNGPAATNFGLSRLELIGHSAYRLPYLGHYFQEVLRSGMRYEDVEVRLEDYNLVGLFDANPIVDESGCVIGAFGQFRDITERYEAEAKINYMAYHDELTSLPNRRMFIHAAQAEMGHSGRASNDQLAIVFLDMDRFKVVNDSLGHTEGDRLLKQVAARLKSSIPDQDVVARMGGDEFMFLLKGLKDEEEMLGIADGILKSFDKPFIVGGSDFHVSASLGIAVYPAHGEDIETLMIHADSAMYQAKSSGKNKITVFHPHMRNLTNEQLALETAMRKALESDQFTLHYQPQIQIKTGKLIGIEALLRWNSPTMGAIPPSRFIPVAEETGLILPLGEWVLKEACRQNKAWQDEGYPPVRVSINLSAVQFMKNDMIDAINNILSETKLDPKYLELEITETMTMDVAKTVETLKQLRELGVQIAMDDFGTGYSSLNHLKRFGLHRLKIDQSFVRDIMTDSNDADIVGSIILMAHRLGLLVIAEGVESKEQFEFLQAHQCDEVQGFYFSKPLPPEEVVLLF; encoded by the coding sequence ATGTTTAATCAATTCTCCTCCGAGGAGCTGCAATCCAAGCTGGCCAAGTACGAGGAAATACTGGCCGTTACACAATATTTCATGGACAAGCTGTTGGAATCCATACCCGAACATATGCCTCTGCTGGTAGCGGTATGCGACCGCGATGCGACCATCCTGCAGATCGCCGGTGACGAGAACATCAAGAGCATGATGGACGAGGTCGGTTTCAAGGTCGGCGTAGGGTTTTCGGAAGAGATTACAGGGACGAATGTCGTCAGCTTGTCGCTGCGTCACCGGTCCCCGATTCAACTGATCGGCGAGGATCATTATCACGATATTTTTCACGGATCATCCTGTTATTCCGTTCCGTTCAAGTATTCCGAAGATGAGCGGATTATCGGATCGATCGCCATCATGACCACGGTGCACCAGCATAATCCGCTGTTCATCTGCATGCTGCAGACGACGGTGGATTCGATAGAACGCGAGCTCATGCTAAGGAGACAGAATAAGCGGCTCCACATCTTCAATCAAATCATCATGGAAACGAAGAAGAATGCCGCCATCCTGACGGACATGGACGGGATCATTACGGAGCTGAACGGTCCCGCTGCCACGAATTTCGGTCTTAGCCGCTTGGAATTGATCGGCCATTCTGCGTACCGCCTCCCCTATCTGGGTCATTACTTTCAAGAAGTTCTTCGCTCGGGCATGCGTTATGAAGATGTGGAAGTTCGCCTCGAGGATTACAATCTTGTGGGCTTGTTCGATGCCAACCCCATCGTAGACGAGAGCGGCTGTGTCATCGGCGCCTTCGGCCAATTCCGGGATATAACCGAGCGATACGAAGCGGAAGCGAAAATCAACTATATGGCGTATCATGACGAGCTGACATCGCTGCCGAACAGGCGAATGTTCATCCATGCGGCACAAGCCGAGATGGGCCACAGCGGGCGGGCGTCTAATGATCAGCTGGCGATTGTTTTTCTGGATATGGACCGCTTCAAGGTCGTGAATGACTCGCTGGGGCATACGGAAGGCGACCGTCTGCTGAAGCAGGTGGCGGCAAGGCTGAAATCTTCGATTCCGGATCAAGATGTCGTCGCACGAATGGGCGGCGACGAGTTTATGTTCTTGCTTAAGGGATTGAAGGACGAGGAAGAGATGCTGGGTATCGCAGATGGCATTCTGAAGTCGTTCGACAAGCCGTTCATCGTAGGCGGGAGCGACTTCCACGTGTCGGCCAGCCTGGGAATTGCGGTCTACCCGGCCCATGGGGAAGATATCGAAACGCTGATGATTCATGCGGACAGCGCGATGTACCAGGCCAAATCGAGCGGCAAGAACAAGATTACCGTATTCCATCCGCATATGCGGAATTTGACGAACGAGCAGCTTGCGCTGGAGACGGCGATGCGCAAGGCGCTTGAGTCGGATCAGTTCACGCTTCATTATCAGCCTCAGATTCAAATAAAGACCGGAAAGCTTATCGGCATTGAAGCATTGCTTCGATGGAACAGTCCGACGATGGGCGCTATACCGCCAAGCCGGTTTATCCCCGTTGCCGAGGAGACGGGACTCATTCTCCCTCTGGGCGAATGGGTGCTTAAGGAAGCCTGCCGCCAGAACAAAGCCTGGCAGGACGAAGGGTATCCGCCGGTCCGCGTCTCTATTAATCTATCGGCCGTTCAATTCATGAAGAATGATATGATCGATGCGATTAATAACATCCTGTCGGAAACGAAGCTGGATCCGAAGTACTTGGAGCTGGAAATCACGGAGACGATGACGATGGATGTGGCCAAGACCGTCGAGACCTTGAAGCAGCTTCGCGAGCTTGGCGTTCAGATCGCCATGGACGACTTCGGGACGGGCTACAGCTCGCTTAATCATCTCAAACGGTTCGGGCTGCACCGGTTAAAAATCGATCAGTCGTTCGTACGCGATATCATGACGGACAGCAACGATGCGGATATCGTCGGATCGATCATCTTAATGGCGCATCGTCTCGGATTGCTCGTCATTGCGGAAGGGGTCGAAAGCAAAGAGCAATTCGAGTTTTTACAGGCGCATCAATGCGATGAAGTGCAGGGCTTCTATTTCAGCAAACCGTTGCCGCCCGAGGAAGTGGTATTGCTGTTCTGA
- a CDS encoding aldose 1-epimerase: protein MRQFSAYEGTYQGEKAIWLTAGSYEAAILPEIGGNLIAFRDVENGYRFLHEPTEEEMPSFKARPIIHGIPVLFPPNRYEDGKFPWKGKTYQFPVNEPDRGNHLHGFVSDTPWKVEEFGHTNTGSYVTVSLTVNEEHAVYAYLPHLFTLRLTYTLSADGLSQRVFVRNNGQDEMPCLLAFHTSVNAPFAPNGSAKDYRVKLTIGQRWEMSERMLPTGKHQPLKAEEELLRGEGVYPFFEEMDNHYTAVTQNGRNRMELTDTELGITLVYDVGTSYKQWMIWNNFATEGFFCPEPQINLVNAPNTAQPAEEAGLFSLAPGEIWEETARFYVK from the coding sequence GTGAGACAATTTTCTGCTTATGAAGGTACATATCAGGGTGAAAAGGCCATTTGGCTGACGGCAGGTTCCTATGAAGCGGCTATTTTGCCTGAAATTGGCGGCAATCTTATCGCATTCCGCGACGTGGAGAATGGCTATCGTTTTCTGCATGAGCCAACGGAAGAGGAAATGCCTTCCTTCAAAGCCAGACCGATTATTCATGGCATTCCGGTGCTGTTCCCGCCTAACCGCTATGAAGACGGGAAATTTCCGTGGAAAGGAAAGACGTATCAATTCCCGGTGAACGAGCCGGACAGGGGAAACCACCTTCATGGATTCGTGTCCGATACGCCGTGGAAAGTGGAAGAGTTTGGCCATACGAATACCGGCAGCTATGTAACCGTTTCACTGACCGTGAATGAAGAGCACGCCGTTTACGCTTATTTACCGCATCTTTTTACCCTAAGGCTGACTTATACGCTAAGCGCCGACGGCCTGTCCCAGCGCGTATTCGTCCGGAATAACGGGCAGGACGAGATGCCATGTCTGCTGGCCTTCCATACTTCGGTTAACGCGCCGTTTGCACCGAACGGATCGGCGAAGGATTACCGCGTCAAGCTGACGATCGGGCAGCGCTGGGAGATGAGCGAGCGCATGCTGCCTACGGGCAAGCATCAGCCTCTTAAAGCGGAGGAAGAGCTGCTTCGGGGAGAAGGGGTTTATCCGTTCTTTGAAGAGATGGATAATCATTACACAGCTGTCACCCAGAACGGCCGGAACCGGATGGAGCTGACCGATACCGAGCTGGGCATTACGCTCGTTTATGACGTGGGAACCTCCTACAAGCAGTGGATGATCTGGAACAATTTTGCGACTGAGGGCTTCTTCTGTCCGGAACCGCAAATCAATCTGGTCAATGCTCCGAATACAGCTCAACCGGCTGAGGAAGCTGGATTGTTCAGCTTGGCGCCGGGCGAGATCTGGGAGGAGACGGCCCGCTTCTATGTAAAGTAA
- a CDS encoding phosphatidylinositol-specific phospholipase C/glycerophosphodiester phosphodiesterase family protein, with the protein MFLKLLISVSLLFTLTLDPTDGDPAPEWTNYELVAHGLGEIDSYTYTNTLEAFELNYGKGHRLFEVDLQLTSDNYLISRHDWEPYLYKRFEQEAPPEGLEGKPLTREAIKSLKVHKSYQILDFEELLGLLKKYPDVYFITDTKDMDSKLVEKQFQAMITAAGEDLSLLQRVIPQVYNQNMYHQVDAMFQFPSYIYTLYMSPDTQKQVLSFVKDNSRIDAVTMPETLAKSYFLKQLKRAGVKTYVHTINDTNKMHDYLRQGTYGFYTDSITYDEFETVRIEPAKSLNVWQAALKNIFLLPIVRPIMDLL; encoded by the coding sequence ATGTTTTTGAAATTGTTAATTTCCGTGTCCTTGCTGTTCACGCTAACCCTGGATCCGACAGATGGCGACCCTGCGCCCGAATGGACGAATTATGAGCTCGTGGCACACGGACTCGGAGAAATCGATTCCTATACGTATACGAATACGCTGGAGGCTTTCGAGCTGAATTACGGGAAGGGACACCGCTTGTTCGAGGTCGACCTGCAGCTGACGTCCGACAACTATTTAATATCCCGCCATGATTGGGAGCCCTATCTGTACAAGCGGTTCGAGCAAGAGGCGCCGCCCGAAGGCTTGGAGGGCAAGCCGTTGACGCGCGAGGCGATCAAATCGCTCAAGGTGCATAAGTCGTACCAGATTCTCGATTTCGAAGAACTGTTAGGGCTATTGAAGAAATATCCAGACGTCTATTTTATTACCGACACGAAAGACATGGATTCGAAGCTTGTCGAGAAGCAGTTCCAAGCGATGATAACGGCAGCCGGCGAGGATCTCTCCCTGCTGCAGAGGGTGATTCCCCAGGTTTACAACCAAAACATGTATCATCAGGTAGACGCGATGTTCCAGTTCCCTTCGTATATTTATACGCTGTATATGTCACCGGACACTCAGAAGCAGGTGCTCTCCTTCGTGAAGGACAACTCCCGCATCGATGCGGTAACGATGCCGGAGACGCTTGCGAAGTCTTATTTTTTGAAGCAGTTGAAACGGGCCGGCGTCAAAACCTATGTCCATACGATTAACGATACGAACAAGATGCATGATTATTTACGCCAAGGCACTTATGGATTTTATACCGATTCGATTACGTATGACGAATTTGAGACGGTTCGCATTGAACCGGCCAAGAGCTTGAACGTATGGCAGGCAGCCTTGAAAAATATTTTCCTTCTGCCGATCGTACGCCCGATTATGGATTTACTGTAA
- a CDS encoding Gfo/Idh/MocA family protein, with translation MNKHRIIVAGCGSMSNVWLDYAAQRENAEIVGLVDIFEESAIAMAERRGLQVPTFTELQKAIEETNANLVFDVTVPASHKQIVTTALEAGCNVFGEKPMAESLQDAREIVRTAEQSGKRYSVMQNRRYLKRIRPLRDFLASGTIGTIGSVHADFFIGAHFGGFRDIMDSPLIVDMAIHTFDQARFISGADPVSVYCHEFNPPGSWYKGNASAVCIFEMSDGSVFTYRGSWCAEGLNTTWEADWRINGSQGSVMWDGANEPICEVVDDSKTPEFIRAMKKMKVTDVWDGREGHYGCLDEMFAALESGRPAETDCTDNIQSVAMVFGAVESARTGRKVML, from the coding sequence ATGAATAAACATCGCATCATCGTTGCCGGCTGCGGGTCGATGTCGAACGTCTGGCTAGACTACGCAGCGCAGCGGGAAAATGCAGAGATCGTTGGACTTGTCGATATATTCGAGGAAAGCGCCATAGCAATGGCCGAAAGAAGGGGACTGCAGGTCCCTACGTTTACGGAGCTGCAGAAAGCGATTGAAGAGACGAATGCCAACCTTGTGTTCGACGTGACCGTTCCGGCCAGCCATAAGCAAATCGTAACGACCGCGCTGGAAGCCGGCTGCAATGTATTCGGCGAGAAGCCGATGGCGGAATCGCTTCAGGATGCCCGGGAGATCGTCAGAACGGCAGAGCAGAGCGGCAAGCGATATTCGGTAATGCAGAATCGCCGTTATTTGAAACGGATTCGCCCGCTTCGCGACTTTCTGGCTTCCGGAACGATCGGAACGATCGGCTCGGTACATGCCGATTTTTTCATAGGCGCTCATTTCGGCGGGTTTCGCGACATCATGGATAGCCCGCTCATCGTCGATATGGCGATCCATACCTTCGATCAAGCCCGGTTCATCAGCGGCGCCGATCCGGTATCGGTCTATTGCCACGAGTTTAATCCCCCGGGGTCCTGGTACAAAGGGAATGCATCCGCTGTCTGCATCTTCGAAATGAGCGACGGCTCCGTATTTACGTACAGGGGTTCCTGGTGTGCGGAAGGACTGAATACAACGTGGGAAGCGGATTGGCGCATCAATGGCAGCCAAGGCTCGGTCATGTGGGATGGGGCTAACGAGCCGATATGCGAGGTTGTGGATGACAGCAAGACGCCGGAGTTTATTCGCGCGATGAAGAAGATGAAGGTGACCGATGTCTGGGATGGACGGGAAGGGCATTACGGCTGTCTGGACGAAATGTTTGCCGCGCTTGAATCGGGAAGACCGGCAGAGACCGATTGCACGGACAACATCCAAAGCGTCGCAATGGTATTCGGTGCTGTGGAAAGCGCCAGAACAGGCCGGAAAGTGATGCTGTAA
- a CDS encoding AraC family transcriptional regulator yields MYDTKGQEMTVSPLKENTFIPDQAFPINVFFVGGIHLHWHDHMEWIFVKSGRTRIQIDADYEQLHQGELAFVNSKQLHGATSLEPDTELVCIVFNEALVRGSGLDITEHHYFLPYLQQRLKWPRTMKKTDPFIEQINESFSRLLSEFERKAPGYELLVKAELLRVFGLFFRYAKQYANTSGSRVHRGHDLSQLLHVLRSRYMDSFSVSEAARMVNVSPNHFCRVFKQVTGKTLIEYLHLLRINEAERLLLETDLPVTEIAGNVGFSNMTYFGRIFKKMKAATPSEIRKRV; encoded by the coding sequence TTGTATGATACGAAAGGACAAGAGATGACGGTCAGTCCATTGAAGGAAAATACGTTCATCCCCGATCAGGCGTTTCCGATTAACGTTTTTTTCGTTGGCGGCATTCATTTGCACTGGCATGATCACATGGAATGGATTTTCGTCAAGTCCGGCAGGACCCGTATTCAAATTGATGCGGATTACGAGCAGCTACATCAAGGGGAGCTTGCATTCGTCAACTCCAAGCAGCTGCACGGCGCCACGAGCCTTGAGCCGGACACGGAGCTGGTCTGCATCGTGTTCAATGAAGCGCTCGTACGCGGAAGCGGCCTGGATATTACGGAGCATCATTATTTTCTGCCTTATCTGCAGCAGCGGTTGAAATGGCCGAGGACGATGAAGAAGACGGATCCGTTCATCGAACAAATCAATGAATCGTTCTCCCGTCTGTTGTCGGAGTTTGAACGGAAGGCCCCCGGTTACGAGCTTCTCGTGAAAGCCGAGCTTCTCCGGGTGTTCGGCTTGTTCTTCCGCTATGCGAAGCAGTATGCGAACACGTCCGGTTCGCGCGTTCACAGAGGCCATGATCTCTCGCAGCTGCTGCATGTGCTTCGCAGCCGGTATATGGACTCATTCAGCGTAAGTGAAGCGGCACGGATGGTGAATGTAAGCCCCAATCACTTCTGCCGGGTATTTAAACAGGTGACCGGCAAGACGCTGATCGAATATTTGCATCTGCTGCGGATCAATGAAGCCGAGCGGCTGCTGCTGGAAACCGATCTGCCGGTGACGGAAATCGCGGGCAATGTCGGCTTCTCCAACATGACCTACTTCGGCCGGATCTTTAAAAAGATGAAAGCCGCCACACCTTCCGAAATTCGCAAGAGGGTCTGA
- a CDS encoding alpha/beta hydrolase encodes MAGSENALIELWPEGAPFAEGAGDEDRPAITPYLAQSGGPGAVIVCPGGGYGMRADHEGEPIAKWLNRLGIHAFVLRYRVEPYRFPSALTDVQRAIRYVRHRAEEWGIDPGKVGVLGFSAGGHLCATVGTHYDLGLPNAADPIDRQSCRPDLMALCYPVITMQPPYTHQGSVHNLLGPAPEERMIKLLSNELQVTADTPPAFLWHTSDDEAVPVENCLLFASALRKSGVPFDLHVYEKGQHGLGLAEHDEHVANWTTVCGLWLKRYGFAG; translated from the coding sequence ATGGCTGGATCTGAGAACGCCTTAATCGAGCTTTGGCCTGAAGGAGCTCCATTTGCAGAAGGAGCGGGCGACGAGGACCGTCCGGCGATTACGCCCTACTTGGCCCAGTCGGGCGGTCCCGGAGCGGTAATCGTCTGTCCCGGAGGCGGCTACGGCATGCGGGCGGATCATGAAGGAGAACCGATCGCAAAGTGGCTGAACCGTCTTGGGATCCATGCATTCGTGCTGCGCTATCGCGTGGAGCCCTACCGGTTCCCAAGTGCGCTGACGGATGTTCAACGGGCGATCCGGTATGTCCGTCATCGCGCAGAGGAGTGGGGAATCGATCCGGGCAAAGTGGGCGTGCTCGGGTTCTCCGCAGGCGGCCATCTGTGTGCGACCGTGGGAACCCATTACGATCTGGGGCTGCCGAATGCAGCCGACCCGATCGACCGGCAATCCTGCCGTCCGGATCTGATGGCCCTCTGTTATCCGGTCATTACGATGCAGCCGCCATATACGCATCAAGGCTCGGTGCACAACCTGCTCGGACCCGCTCCGGAGGAGCGGATGATCAAGCTGCTCAGCAACGAGCTGCAGGTGACGGCGGATACGCCGCCGGCATTTCTATGGCATACGTCGGACGATGAAGCCGTGCCGGTCGAGAACTGTCTCCTCTTTGCCTCCGCGCTGCGGAAGTCTGGCGTTCCGTTCGATCTTCACGTGTACGAGAAAGGTCAGCATGGTCTCGGACTGGCCGAGCATGACGAGCATGTTGCCAATTGGACAACCGTTTGCGGCTTGTGGCTGAAGCGCTACGGCTTCGCCGGTTAG
- a CDS encoding aldo/keto reductase, which translates to MKTIDLPGLKQGVSRLIMGSDYFSPDVYELVCTNMDAFTAIGGNTVDSGFIYGGGKSEQAIGMWMEDRKNRDRFNVWTKGAHPDHNGSRMSKAAIEEELKISLERLRTDYIDVYALHRDDVNVPVGAILEWLNEHVEAGRILAFGGSNWSTERLEESNRYAAEHGLRGFDFSSPNLSLAKAKEPYWADCVSVDDVALAWHERSGLPIFSWSSQARGFFTGRFTPDDHSDADLVRVFYNDANWERYYRAEKLGKEKGASTIQIALAYVLNQSFPTAAIIGPRNEAEMKSCLEATHIQLSQEEIRWLDLRTP; encoded by the coding sequence ATGAAGACGATTGATTTGCCAGGGTTGAAGCAGGGCGTATCCCGCCTGATCATGGGGTCGGATTATTTCTCTCCGGACGTGTACGAGCTGGTATGTACGAATATGGATGCGTTTACGGCAATCGGGGGCAACACGGTCGATAGCGGGTTTATCTACGGCGGAGGCAAGAGCGAGCAGGCGATCGGCATGTGGATGGAAGACCGGAAGAACCGCGACCGCTTCAATGTCTGGACGAAAGGCGCTCATCCCGACCATAACGGCTCCCGCATGTCCAAGGCAGCCATCGAGGAAGAGCTGAAGATCAGTTTGGAACGGCTTCGTACGGATTATATCGACGTCTACGCGCTCCATCGCGATGATGTGAATGTACCGGTCGGCGCGATTCTGGAATGGCTGAACGAGCATGTGGAAGCGGGCCGGATTCTTGCCTTCGGCGGATCCAACTGGTCCACGGAGCGTCTTGAAGAATCGAACCGCTATGCAGCCGAGCATGGTCTGCGGGGCTTCGACTTCAGCAGTCCCAACCTGAGCCTTGCCAAAGCGAAAGAGCCTTACTGGGCCGATTGCGTGAGTGTGGATGATGTGGCGCTTGCTTGGCACGAGCGTTCAGGGCTGCCGATCTTCTCCTGGTCCTCGCAAGCCCGCGGATTCTTCACCGGCCGCTTCACGCCGGACGATCACTCCGACGCCGATTTGGTACGCGTGTTCTACAATGACGCCAACTGGGAGCGTTATTACCGCGCCGAGAAATTGGGTAAAGAGAAGGGTGCTTCAACGATTCAGATCGCGCTTGCCTATGTGCTCAATCAGTCGTTCCCGACAGCGGCCATTATCGGCCCGCGGAATGAAGCCGAGATGAAGTCTTGTCTAGAAGCGACGCATATTCAACTGTCCCAGGAGGAAATACGATGGCTGGATCTGAGAACGCCTTAA
- a CDS encoding Gfo/Idh/MocA family protein, with the protein MSKKLRWGVIGCAGIAVGSVIPGIKQSETGEVTAIASRGLEKAQQTAAKLDIPKAYGSYEEILQDSDIDAIYIPLPNHLHMEWSIRAMEAGKHVLCEKPIALNAAEAQKMADVSKKAGVHLAEAFMYRFHPRYDRIKEIIQSGEIGELRGIHSTFTFNNAGDSKNVRYRKEWGGGSIYDVGCYPLSAARLLLDAEPEAATVHALLSPEHDYVDMMASGVVEFPGSVALTFDCGMWAAFRNTLEVLGTEGRIEVPSAFIGDASFVVHTRDGRREEQQPALNQYALQADNFARVVWGEQPARFAPEDAVANMRIIDACLESAETRKRVEL; encoded by the coding sequence GTGAGTAAGAAACTACGTTGGGGAGTAATCGGCTGTGCCGGTATTGCGGTAGGCTCCGTAATTCCGGGCATCAAACAATCCGAAACAGGCGAGGTAACCGCCATTGCCAGCCGCGGTCTGGAGAAAGCGCAGCAGACGGCGGCTAAACTCGATATTCCCAAAGCCTATGGAAGCTATGAAGAGATTCTACAGGATTCCGATATTGATGCTATATATATCCCGCTGCCGAACCATCTGCATATGGAATGGAGCATTCGTGCGATGGAAGCGGGCAAGCACGTCCTCTGCGAGAAGCCGATCGCGCTTAACGCGGCAGAGGCGCAGAAGATGGCGGATGTCAGCAAGAAAGCAGGCGTACATCTGGCAGAAGCGTTCATGTACCGGTTCCATCCGCGCTATGACCGCATAAAGGAAATTATCCAGTCTGGGGAGATTGGCGAGCTTCGCGGCATTCATAGTACATTCACGTTCAACAATGCGGGTGACAGCAAGAATGTGCGCTATCGCAAGGAATGGGGCGGCGGTTCGATCTATGATGTCGGCTGCTATCCGCTCTCCGCGGCTCGCCTGCTGCTGGACGCCGAGCCTGAAGCGGCAACCGTGCATGCCCTGTTGTCTCCGGAGCATGACTACGTCGATATGATGGCATCGGGTGTGGTTGAGTTTCCGGGAAGCGTCGCGCTTACGTTCGATTGCGGGATGTGGGCGGCGTTCCGCAATACGCTGGAGGTGCTCGGTACGGAAGGACGGATTGAAGTGCCTTCGGCCTTTATCGGCGACGCGAGCTTTGTTGTCCATACGAGGGACGGCAGGCGGGAAGAGCAGCAGCCGGCACTGAATCAATATGCGCTGCAAGCGGATAACTTTGCCCGTGTCGTATGGGGCGAGCAGCCAGCAAGGTTCGCGCCGGAGGATGCAGTGGCCAATATGAGAATCATCGACGCTTGTTTGGAATCAGCCGAAACGCGTAAACGCGTTGAACTATAG